In the genome of Dioscorea cayenensis subsp. rotundata cultivar TDr96_F1 chromosome 1, TDr96_F1_v2_PseudoChromosome.rev07_lg8_w22 25.fasta, whole genome shotgun sequence, one region contains:
- the LOC120258281 gene encoding uncharacterized protein LOC120258281 produces the protein MSRVLDIVYNIRMLKEEVPAKTVVSKVLRSLTLRFMHIVHSIVEAKSLNTLNVDELSSSLKSHKSLLHLVGEQEDDKASHVKCSPYGEHGGRGTGGRGQGSYRG, from the coding sequence ATGAGCAGAGTTCTGGATATCGTCTACAATATACGGATGCTAAAGGAGGAGGTCCCTGCAAAGACAGTGGTCTCAAAGGTGTTAAGAAGCCTTACTTTGAGGTTCATGCACATTGTCCATTCAATAGTTGAAGCCAAAAGCCTCAATACCCTCAATGTGGATGAGCTTAGCAGCTCATTAAAAAGCCACAAATCTCTACTTCACCTTGTTGGTGAGCAGGAGGATGACAAGGCGTCGCATGTCAAATGCTCTCCTTATGGGGAGCATGGTGGTCGTGGTACAGGAGGCCGCGGTCAAGGGTCCTATAGAGGATGA